The Salvia miltiorrhiza cultivar Shanhuang (shh) chromosome 2, IMPLAD_Smil_shh, whole genome shotgun sequence DNA window CATAAGGGTATTCAAGTCCTTTCACTCAAAATATGCTactaaacttatatttttatggaTGATGATATTTAACTTATTTCTTTTACCAAATATGTTACTACTATGTATTACCACTAAATAATATGGATTGGGTGAGattgttaatattttatagGTGTTTGATAGTAAGATATAATCCTTGAGATagctaatatttttatttgatagataatatataacttaagattaaattaacaaattgtccaaaaaaataataattaaattaacaaattacCTTTTTGAccttaatttaagaaaaaaagaaaaaagaaaaaaaacctaTCAGCTATCAACGTGTCCTTCCTAACATCCCCCACTTTTTATAAAACACGCAACCCCTCCCCCACCCGCCACCCATCACCCTTCTTCTCAGGCTCGCCCCCTCAATCTCCTCTCCCTTTCTTCTTCTCAAGCATACAAATGCTTCCAACGTTTCCGTCAACTCCGCCGCCCCCAACGTTTCCATCGACGTTGCACCGCCACATCCCCTGCCCTACACGACCAAGCCCCAACCCAAGCTGCAACCCAGATCCCCCTGGCAACGCGGCGCTGCACTGCCTCCGCCACCCCTCATACTCACCGTCAGAAATTTCAGCTGAATTTTAGCTTTTGAAATTTTAGCtttgaaatttcaaaaatttcagctttgaaatttcaaaaatatcaCCATCACCCCTCATACCTGATAACACtaatgtttccatggtttttaatgttcatatgatgataattttataggaaattgagtgtttgatagttgttttatgcttaaattgctttatcttgtgaaacatgattcttactcgaactttgaaggaaatttcacgTTTATTGAGTTCAAATTTGGAAacatgttctgaaatagaagttgtagatcgtcttgatacgagttcgtgagcgcaaacggattacaaatcggagttcggacaagacaattatggccaaaacaaaaacaccgcgcgcagcagtcaaaaacggcggtcaacgactttgaccgccgaaaatgggcattttgaagaagaaattcggcgacctaaacggcgaccgccgagttggtcgctgAAATCTCTGTTTCAGTTTTGCACTGCGAGTTCTAAATTCGGCGGGCACCGAATTTGGTCGTTTTTCAGCACAAAAACGGCGGTcaactcggcgaccgccgaattgggcggttttgcgagattttccgatttttagagtttttctgggttccaaacactgtattttaccctgacacaatataataggtcttcttttgacctattttgggttcctttttcagtttccaacttttatttttcaatttcatagctttagaatttatttctttccagtatttactgcttggattggatttccacaagattgaagattcaagctgctacaatcgttctactttcggttttatataatttagtttttacaattgctttcttatttattatgtttatgttttcttttgtgatgtctggctagttctttaatccgaacctagggtttgtacatagctgattaaatatgtgtgtatgatttattgatatcaatttgccttccaacttgtgattcatgattcctggtgcttaatttcttgtgaattatttggccaataatttacatgtctagctgttcagtttgagtcttgaatgcgataattgttcagccgattcaggaatgcatgttatagtagtagccttgacacttgaatgggataggtgaaactatagggagctattctttgtgtacgcttgtgagttaatttattccttggagtcttgaatgtgaaggagggtaaattaatctactttcataggtgttcgttagagaagcttgtgaaaagttatgtgatctctcatcagggttggattaaattggtaattgaatcaatagattaaatgcatataattgattagtaaaagtacattcctagggtcagagtctttaattatttgagttttctatcttattttatttgttttgatttaagttatcttcttcattcttatttgagattgcctgaatattactagagtttatttaggattacttaaggtgattcgttataatagtccctgtggatacgatactctgcttgctgtttttgtgctacaattatactgtttagttgcaatttttgttgctaagaaattagcgatcaactttttggcaccgttgccggggagtatttagaatttactttaatatttctgactagacttaagcattatttcaggcgttataagtttttattttattttattttagtttttaatttctgtttctgatttttgtttgttgtctcaggagtgtatgatcacgagatccaaaggaaaggaaTATCTTGTACCTTTGAACttgaaaattgaaaagcaaCATAAAAGAGACAACCtcgaaaagaagaagcaagcaatggcagagcAACATAATAACATGGATCTTGAAACTCTTATGCGAGCAGTGACAAACCTTCAGAGGCAGCtagatgaagagagagaggagaacaGGCGCAACCGGGtggcacacacccgtcgtgcggtgcggacaaaatacctgtgtaagcccagtacggacaatacacgctcctacttctcacgacaaggacttagtcttagcggtaagcgtagggtcgaatcccacagggagtgaggaaccactttgttctcctacgacaaactgaggtgtcacaattctcaatctgtatacactgcacaagaaataaacaagatcaataataacaaaggggtgaggtttattcggttaggtcataactgttgttaacattcgtttcggtcataggcacactgatgatccgtctatgatccatgcaattccagggcgtggcccaaagacattggggcgtttcaaggaattgtacttcacatttaggatggttgatctcattgtggtcacttggtccgaaggtcacacaatccccggtcacaaggcagtgcttcactcctccttagatagtagtcatacccgttactcaccaagtatgaccctcatcaACTTTCTCTCCTGAGGTCCCCAACTCAGCACTagggtgacacatgcctcctggactcaactatttccggccttgtcgaccgaccagtcatagacatgctacggcgccgagattgctttcctcgtttgataaccatggctttatgcctcgtcacagttgatggatattctctagagaagcccaagactgaggaaggacagtgtatcccatcaatcctttccccaccttccggatctacaacgccttttgttgacgctgctcagctactcggtcttgggtataccggttgtcacgccctggtacaccctggcctttgcttgacacggacaatGTTTACCGAACGAGGGTCTCCCGTTAGGTCTCTACTGCCCATGATATCGAACAGATCTTTCCGGAACCACGAAATTCAACCGAAAgagcaagtgcctcacgaatgtttacatgttaacaacaattatttcctccCCTATAACCTCACCTAaaggactactcacacataataaaattcatagatgcaaaaggaattaaactcatgattgaacgaaatgaaatactgaaatagataaaataatacctaggcttcaagccttcgaactttgTCCAAAAGTAATAATCACGACGAAATTAAAGTACGGAAATGTAAGTGTTTttgatgccacacacggcgaacttaaTTGAATACTTGAAAGTAAAAGCAAGAGTTTTCTGGGTGCCAAGAAGTTCTTCACGCTGCACAACATtagccttttatactgccgaacggtagaggcctaaccctagctgcgccggttccaaatcttcgccgggatcttctttccttaattagctcgatctttgattgatcctgattgaagatggcgtccagctgcaagcttagtcaacctttcccatcccttcggtccttctagtctcttcttcaaccttccgcttgttccatgagatctccgagattgacctttcttttatggctctggctgtctgcttcttctggtaacgatcagaccgactgctcttatcggtgtggctcataccaggtggttgctccaggttcccatgccccaagttgaattggagaggtacttgttggccgaagctccatgctggcaaacatgatttggcaatctgggctcggtaatgcccattctgaccgcatttcttccgtttccgctctactgatcttcattcctccacaactttgttttccccctggacagacctgaactgacacaaataaagagaaaaagagggccaaatggcccaaaagtcgaagacgcatcacacctacacacttaaagcatacttgccctcaagtatgtaggtggattcacagaagacacggacgaaaagggcgaaagaaaagaaataaaactaagagacacgaaacttgcatatatttcaggatcagatcataccaacatgcatcattcagttcagtcaaaccacaaaccagagtactgatcatgcataaagtgtgatggtagtctctcttctcGCTCAAGCACCGGGCTATGTGTTTgcactcataatttgctgtgctagttcctctaagaGTTTGATCGAAGACTACAAATtaagcacactagtatgacttatcaaagggtctttgttgggttgtaatgtggcatacggagctaaggtggGAAAATATGGTccagtggctaatttcagtatcacccttactcagcATACACATTCAGTACAGCTATAACCAACCCTTAATTTCCCCGCTTTCAATGGGGTTCATTTCCCTTTTGATTCTTCTTATGGGCAATCATCTTTAGTCacaaaatttcttcttgtgcccaaatttctttcttttcttataaTCCCCTGTTCACCATTTCATTCATTTCATAAATTCTTCCTCCTAGATATAGCATTATCAAAGCTTAAGAAAGAATGAGTTCGGCTCAAGTTGGCATACTAGGGATTATTTTCATACTAgtcatcaaagaaaatctggGGCCATAAgtcaaagaatcgtgcccaaatcacacaagtcatgtactagcaaaatTGAGTCCTCAAACAAAACCAAGATTCcctagtcacagcaaattctcaccacaagcatgcatttttttaattttggtcctgatctcaccggtggggtattCTCTGTATtctcacaactaccatcatgcatttcatactcaatccaccaatcataccaaaacagaaatcagcatgcataatctttcaccatcaaacaatgcaagtagactcgacatcaaaaacaGATTAAACCgacactaaaacaagaaaagcaaaagataaaataaatcctaatctacgagttcaggggaaagtacttagtcattttggtcggaggatctcACCTCCGCAGCCATCATTTCTTTGATTTCCTTAAAGCAAGCTTCCATCGCTTTGAATCCTTCCTCCACAGTGTCCCTCAGTGTGGCCACTTCTCCTCCCAGCATCACCAGCTCGTCCTTGATTTCTTTCAGTTCGTCCGTCAGTTTGACAATCTCGCCATTGAGTGGGCGAGAAGTTCCTTGTTCCCTTGCAACCTTCGGTTCAGGTCGAACTGAGCTGCCTTCTGGTTGGACTAAACGGTAGCTTCCTCCTTCATCCATCTCAACAATCCGCCACCGCACCAGCCTCCCGATATCAAAGAGTCGAGTTTCTGCCACAGCTGCCTCATCTGGGGTTTTCTCGTCGAAACCAGCAAGCTTCTTCGCCAAGAGGGTCACCAGTGGGCATAGGGAGagatacttgttggtatgggttaccccatactgaaattgtagtgcagcggtgaacccaaagttcaccctctttctctccaccatGCACCAAAGCACAAAGAGCTCTTGCTGCGTGACGACGTTGGATCCCTCAATCCGGCCATAGATGTTATAGGCCAACCAACGATGGCAAATCTGCAAGGCTGGGTCGCGGAGTTCGTTGGATTTGCTAATATTCTTCACATACTTGGTCCCTGTTGAGAGTTGGGACCAGTACTGGTCAATCTGACTGCGCCACTCTGGTGAGGCCATGGTCTCGGCTTGCCTGTACTCATCATCATACACCTCCTTGTCCTCGATTACccccaggtggatgttcaagtCGTTGATGGACAGAGGGAACATCTTCCCTCGCAACTGGAAGCGGAGGGTACCTGGTGTTTCAATCGAGTAGTTTCCCTTTGGCTTGAATTCCACCGTGCTCATGAACTCTTCCGACAAGTTCTTGAATGCCAACGCATTCCACTTCAGAATCTTTCCCCAACCAATGCTCTTGAAATATCCCTCCACACGCTCTTTTATTCCGAAATTCTCCAACATTTCAGTcaccagaaaataccaaggggTGATCTCCCGGCTTTTTAAGACTGGCATACCTCTCACTGTCTCTCGGTATGACCGTTTCCGTAGTGCTGGGTCGCACTATTCCCTTGCGCTTGACGCCTTTGGATTTTGAGGTGAGTGTGCTCGTTACCGGCTTAGCAGGGGCGATCACATCCTCTGAGTTGGAGCTTTCAACCGTCTCGGTTCTCTCTGGATCTACTTCCATTGGCTCCTCCGTCTCCTTGGCCTTCCCCTTTTCGACTGCAGTGGGTTTCCGTGGCTTCTTGCTCTGTGCAGCTCTGATTCGGGTCTTACTGCCTGCCTGCGTCGGTTTGGCCTTCACTGGTAGTGGGGGTTTTGCAACATCTAGCTTTCTCTTTACTCCAggtctcttgctctggggtgttgGGATTTCCACTTCCTTCTCTCGAATTGCCTCAACTTCCTCTGCTTCATCAGCCTCCTCCTCatccaccttctcttcttcgctcttctcctcctccgcttcttcttgttctttctCCTCCGTATCCTCGGAAGCTGTCCTTCCTTCCTGCATGGAGGTTTCCAGAATTTGTGGTTGGGGTTGAGTTTGAACAGGTGGTGGCGCGATAGTTGATCGCGCCGGAGTTGCTTTGCTCTCCTGACCCTTCTTCGATTTCTTCACAAGaggggtgagctcgggctcccCTTCTCCCGGTTGAGTTGACTCAGCGGCTGTTTTTGCTACTTCTCGCTCCTCTTGTTGAAGGACTTCGGTACGCCCTCTGTCTTCGGGCTGGATTTTCAGCAAAGGATCTTCAGTGATTTTGGTAGAAGTCTCCTCCGAAGCGCTTCGCCTTGTGGTGCGCTTTGGAGGTGGAGGTTTGGTGCCTTTCTTCTTTGGTGGTTGGGTGTTTCCGGAGCCTGCTCCTTTGGTCTTTGCCATTGTGATTTGCAGAGCTCAAGAAGATTTAGGATTTGTGCGGAAGTTTTGGATTTTGTGGGATTTCCGGAGGCGAGGTTGGTCTTTAAGAAAGGTGATCGGCAgttatggaaatttagggtttgaggtgagtggtgatcgtggtgtagcagttttcggaggttagggtttgtggaGAAGAGAATCGTGGGTTAAGGCTTTGAATATGGTAAGTgtgacggttatggcagaaaaagaaattttaaggaaataaaaatcatggccaaaatttgaaattcaaattttctgcggaaaccgaagggTTGCAGTCACTTCGCCGCCTGCCCCCTGACACGCTTGCGTCATTTCTCTGCGTAAGCCCTTTCCCAGACCGTTCCAATCCCTagctctccacctacacactttgcaacgcaaagtgggctcggatcaacctctgggcctCTTCCAAATTATCTCGGCCCGATTTCCCTgcaagttagtgcatccaaacacaaaacaaaacaacttaaaagaaaagaaaagaaaactcggtatagaccataccgaagtaaccacactgggttgcctcccagcaagcgctcttgttttccgtcttgagctcgacctcccttcactcttcactcgtactcagggtcgagaaggtaACATTCCTCTTTCTCCTTCTCTATTTCAGCAAGCTCGTGATAGGGCTTAAGGCGGTGCCCATTtaccacgaacgtatcaactccattgtgatcatacacttcaatgcttccgtttgaaaagatttctttgatcacgaatggtcctgaccactttgatcgaagtttcccagccatcatcttgaagcgtgagttGAAAAGTAGGACCTTTTGTCCCACCACGAACTctttcttcctgatcttggcatcatggaccCTTTTGGTTCGTTCCTTATAGAGTaccgcattgtcgtaagcctccaaccgcaGTTCCTCTAACTCACTCAGTTGCAGCTTCCTtgtttctccagctagggtcatactgaggttgatctgcttgattgcccagtacgccttatgcTCGATTTCCACGGGTAAATGACATCTTTTTCCATAAAGTAGgcggaacggggacattccaatgggtgtcttaaaagcagttctgtatgcccataacgcatctCCCAAGTGGTCACTCCAGTCTTTACGATTGGGatgcaccaccttttccaggatgctcttgatttccctattggaaatctcggcctgcccatttgcttgggggtgatatgcagtggtgaccttgtgtgtcacccccatcttcttggttagtgatctgataatggcattacagaagTGCGAAccttggtcactgattagaatttttggtacaccgtatctcccgaacacttgctccttcaggaaacctgccacggtatgggcatcattgcttgcggttgccttggcttcaacccactttgatacgtagtccactgccaccagaatgtattcgtagttctttgactttgggaagggacccataaagtcaatcccccatacgtcgaaaacttcgaccggcatgattggaacttgtggcatttcatcctttgcggtaatacctccagtcatctggcacttcgggcagctctgtacccattttcTTGTGTCcgcaaatatggtgggccagtagaagccactctccaaaattctgtgggccgtgcgctttcctccaaagTGTCCGCTATTTGccgttccatgacacatgtccatGATtcgggcatgctcatcctcaggtatgcatcttcgtatgacttgatctgctccaATCTTCCAGAGATATGGGTCCTCCCAGTAATAGTAGCGTGCTTGCGCAagtaacttccgttgttcgaaCCTTGTCAATCCTGACGGCAACTCTTTGGTAatcagatagttagctatatccgcataccagggctcctgcttggttagagCATGTAGTTCTTCTTCATCCTCCAGGATGCTCATGGAATAAAGTTTTTCGTCTGGAAAcgtatcggtaatgggcataccgtcatcctcctccagttgcaacctgctcaaatggTCTGCCACGAGGTTtgcagctcctttcttgtcccttatctctatattgaactcttgtagtagcaaaatccacctgatgagtcgaggtttggattccttcttggccatcaagtacttcaacgcggcatgatccgtgtagaccaccgcc harbors:
- the LOC131008077 gene encoding uncharacterized protein LOC131008077 produces the protein MAKTKGAGSGNTQPPKKKGTKPPPPKRTTRRSASEETSTKITEDPLLKIQPEDRGRTEVLQQEEREVAKTAAESTQPGEGEPELTPLVKKSKKGQESKATPARSTIAPPPSEEEKVDEEEADEAEEVEAIREKEVEIPTPQSKRPGVKRKLDVAKPPLPVKAKPTQAGSKTRIRAAQSKKPRKPTAVEKGKAKETEEPMEVDPERTETVESSNSEDVIAPAKPVTSTLTSKSKGVKRKGIVRPSTTETVIPRDSERYASLKKPGDHPLVFSGD